The Coffea eugenioides isolate CCC68of chromosome 8, Ceug_1.0, whole genome shotgun sequence genome has a segment encoding these proteins:
- the LOC113781632 gene encoding stress-induced protein KIN2-like has translation MDNSQNASYQAGQAKGQMQEKGSQMMDKASNAAQSAKESMQEAGQEAKAKVQGAADAVKNATGMNK, from the exons ATGGATAATTCACAAAACGCGAGTTACCAAGCCGGCCAGGCCAAGGGCCAAATGCAG GAAAAGGGAAGCCAAATGATGGATAAGGCAAGCAATGCGGCTCAATCTGCTAAGGAATCCATGCAGGAG GCAGGGCAGGAGGCGAAGGCCAAGGTACAAGGAGCAGCCGATGCTGTTAAAAATGCGACGGGGATGAACAAATGA